The Sorangiineae bacterium MSr11954 DNA segment GCTGCACCGGCCGGAACATACCGCGAACGCGCCTGAGGTGCTCTTTTCTTTTGCCGGTTACGGTTTCTTGAAGCGCAACGTCATGCGGTCGCTCTCTCCGATGGCGAGGTATTTTTCGCGATCGGTTGCGCCGAGCTCCAAGGTGGGCGGCAAGGTCCACACCCCCTTGGGATAATCCTTGGTGTCCTTGGGGTTGGCGTTGATTTCGGATTTGGCGTCGAGGACGAAACCGGCCGCCTTCGCGAGCTGGATGACCGTCTCCTCGGGCACGTACCCGGTATCGGCCGACTTCTTCGCGTCGGTGCCGGGGGCCGCGCGATGCTCCTCCACGCCCAGGACGCCGCCGCGCTTGAGGACCTGGAAGGCCGCCGCGAACACCTTGTCGGCGAAGCCGTCGCCCATCCAGTTGTGGATGTTTCGGAAGGTGACCACCACGTCGGCGGAGCCATCGGGGCCGAGCGAAAGGTAGCTGGGCGGGTTGATGATCTTGACGTCGACCTGGTCATAAATCCCCGGCGCACCGCGGAGCTTGGCCGCAAACTTCTGCGCGTTCTCGCGCTGCTCGCCGTTGGGGCCCACGGGGGCGAAGTTGGTGACCGTGAGCTTTCCCCGATCGCGAAGCACGGGCGCGAGCACCGCCGTGTACCAGCCGCCGCCCGGCCAGAGCTCGACGACCTTCATCTCCGGCTTGATCCCGAAGAACGCGAGGGTCTCCTGGGGGTGCCGGTAGCGGTCGCGCGCGCGCTCCTTCTCCGTGCGGTGCTGGCCGGCGAGGGCCCAACGAATGCGCCCCTCGGGGTCCGCCGGGGCGGGCGTGCTGCTGACGATGGTTCCAGGCCC contains these protein-coding regions:
- a CDS encoding methyltransferase — protein: MHMRSLGCLAILCTTVLACSGSAPAASEPPKTTTAVAPAANTTVTPAPGSEGPGTIVSSTPAPADPEGRIRWALAGQHRTEKERARDRYRHPQETLAFFGIKPEMKVVELWPGGGWYTAVLAPVLRDRGKLTVTNFAPVGPNGEQRENAQKFAAKLRGAPGIYDQVDVKIINPPSYLSLGPDGSADVVVTFRNIHNWMGDGFADKVFAAAFQVLKRGGVLGVEEHRAAPGTDAKKSADTGYVPEETVIQLAKAAGFVLDAKSEINANPKDTKDYPKGVWTLPPTLELGATDREKYLAIGESDRMTLRFKKP